DNA sequence from the Bombus huntii isolate Logan2020A chromosome 7, iyBomHunt1.1, whole genome shotgun sequence genome:
aataatcattGTTTCATTCCCTAAATGAGGAAGATGTCTCCAAGATGGCTATAATagataacaaaaataaattgtaatttaaattctattaGCTATGTTGAAATATACCACTTAAAGATTAATTCTTTAAGTTAATCTACATGTTAATCTACATGTAGTTAATCTACATGCCTCAATGTGAAATGTTTCATCGGAAATTGTAATGCTGCCTGTAAGAACACCATTGTCAATATGCATTTGTGCATGAGAGTCAATTTCACCAAATACTCGTCCATGATAAAAGCTTTCATgatcttaaataaaataagttaTTAATCATTTATGAAACTTATTCTAgaaacttaaaaaatatatttataaatattgataCTATTTTACCTAAATGTATAGTCTTCTCTTCTCCATTACCATTTACTTCATATGCTTTAAATTTGGAATGGATAACTTCTCTTCTTGGtgttaaaattaatcgaaagtATCGTCCATGGGAGTAAAACTCtaattcgtttattttattataaggATGGTAACTGTGCTGAATACCCCGTTTTACAATATTATGTTGCAATTGGGATATATGAAGAGTTTCATAATACTTTAAATTTCTATGAAGACCATCTAAAAAAGCGTATTTTACTATTtggatattatattaaattgtatAAGTTGGAAATAAGatacataataatttaatgtattataaaattaaatatataatttttgatATATGATAAAAAAACTTACATGTGTTTTGTACAGtaaataaaacgtaatatattagaaatatattttgaagttccatatttgttaaaaatgtcacatattattgaattttatttattataatagtCACTTAAAATAATACTTTAAAGATTATGATTCATAGTAAAGGcatttttttatcgttatacaTTAGATTGCATTGGTCGCATTATTTATGTTACGTTCTCAAATCTCGATACACACTCCAAACagtttttcttaaaatatagaatacataGAATTGTTGCTTGATTTCGAAATGTATTCACTCAGTGGTGATCAATTGTAACTATGTAAAGTTTCAAATATAAGAAAGATATCACTTTTTTATATGAAGAGAATTTGTCAATAAAGTAGTGTAAGTAAGCTGAATGTCAATTTATTATGTCTTTCATATTTGACAAAAACAAATAATGACTGTAATACAATGCACATGAAgaagataataaaatcaatgtttaaatttaattaatcaattttattacatttcgaatgtttattacattttttattaatgaaatactGTCTACAAATTGAGGTTTATATTGAACAATGTAAGTAATCTTTTGACAAAAATTGTTCTTTAATTTGCTAAAGCTGCataataattgttataaatgTTAGTCCATCTgtcttattattatatttttcatggCAATATGTGTATTGTATAGTGTGATTGCAATTGattctaattttttctacaaatggtttatttaaaaacaagtTGAGATTCTCTAGAACATGCTAGAAGTTTTTCGAAATTGTAAAAACAGAAAGGTTTACAGTGTGTACTAGTTACTCGGTGTACTCGGTGTAACTTATACGCTTGACGTACTCGTATTTGTGATCCTATACAACGTGTGTAACTAAgttaaaataagataaagtTAAAAATGTCGCAGGAAGAAAATTTATTGCCTTGTTATAATCGTGGCTGTGGCAAAAAATTTGATCCGAACGATAATAAGGAAGGTATGTTATACTAAAGGTATATTAAGCTACAttagaaaatttggaaatataatatagtttCAGAGGTTAATTGTTTTCCTTATTGATAGTTAGGTTAGAAATATTATCATGCAAAATGCTTTACAACTATTGTTATTGTCATCTTTTCAGGAGATTGTATTTACCACTCTGGGTATCCAGTATTTCATGATGCCTATAAAGGTTGGTCTTGTTGTAATAAGAAATGTACAGACTTTAcggaatttttaaatatcaagGGATGTGTGAAATCATATCATTCAAATATTAAACCAGCAGAGCCAGAAAAGCCTGTTGTTGATAAATCAAAATGgaatgaaataattgaagTAATTGCTCAACCTCTTAGCAATGGATCTGCTTTAGAAAGGCCTCCTTTTGAAACCCCACAAGTCAATTTAATGCCAGATGTGTCACCTGCTTTATTagaacaaattaaaggattaACTTCTAATATATCACAAAACATATGTGAAAGTAAAGTTCAAATTGGACAAAGTTGCAAGAATAATTCATGTAAGGCTACATACAATGGCCCTGCCTCTGATGATGAAGTATGTAATCATCAT
Encoded proteins:
- the LOC126867328 gene encoding cysteine and histidine-rich domain-containing protein morgana translates to MSQEENLLPCYNRGCGKKFDPNDNKEGDCIYHSGYPVFHDAYKGWSCCNKKCTDFTEFLNIKGCVKSYHSNIKPAEPEKPVVDKSKWNEIIEVIAQPLSNGSALERPPFETPQVNLMPDVSPALLEQIKGLTSNISQNICESKVQIGQSCKNNSCKATYNGPASDDEVCNHHPGVPIFHEGMKYWSCCQKKTTDFSTFLEQPGCAQGKHTWISKNTGKKAKCRMDWHQTGTFVVISVYAKKYQPDQSSIKLNPIRLTVDLFFIEENSRYNLDLELRGIVDITQSSVNMLPTKVEIKLKKAELGSWAKLDFPRATEEETEEDSQNDENISAQVEAVDLSDL